TTCCTGGAATCTTTTAATCAGTGGTATTCCCCTTAAGGACATCCACCTCCGTTTTAGGCGGGCCGATGGGGCCTGGCTCTGGCTTTCGGTTTCGGCGGTGTTGGTGCCCGACAGTGATGCCATCATCCTTTCTGCCTTTGATATTACCCAGCAACGGGAAATAGAAGAGCATCTCCGGCAGGCCCGCCAGGAGGCGGAACGGGCCAACAAAGCAAAAAGTCAGTTTATCGCCACCATGAGCCATGAGCTACGAACTCCCTTGAATGCGGTGTTGGGGTATGCCCAGCTTCTGGGAACCTATGTATCCAGTGAAGAGGGTAAGCGGTATCTCCAATCGATTGAAAGTTCCGGTAAGGCCCTGCTGGCCCTTATTAACGATATCCTTGATTTGAGCAGGGCCGAGTCGGGACGAATAGAACTGCTTCCCATCCCCTTTGAAATTCGGGGCCTGGTGGAAGAACTGGAGCACATCTTTCGCCTGCAGGCGGAAGAGAAAAATCTCCTGGTGGAGTTTCAAGTTACCCCGGAGGTGCCCCGCACGGTTCTCCTTGATCAGGCTCGTCTTAGGCAAATCCTGGTCAACCTTATCGGGAACGCCCTTAAATTTACCGACGAAGGGTCAGTGCGCCTTCTTTTAGATGCCGTGGCGGAAGAGGGGGCCGAAATGCCTGAACAAAAAAGCTATAAGTCGACCCTCGTTATTAAAGTAATTGATACTGGAATCGGTGTCTCTGAGGAGGCCCGTTCGAAAATATTTGATCCCTTTACCCAACAGGATCCTTCAATTTATAGAAAATATGGGGGGACAGGGCTGGGGCTTGCCATCGTTAAACGTCTGCTGGATCTCATGGGTGGTACCATTTATTGTGAATCGAACGAACCCCGGGGAAGTCGGTTTATTGTTCGGATTCCCCGGGTTTCTTCGGCAGGAAGAGGAGAAGGCCTGCTTATATCCTTTGGGAAAGGTCCTCAGGAGCGAGTTGCGGTCCCCTCAGAACTCCCCTTACCCCAGCCGGTATCGGTTCAAAGGGGTAAGAAAAAGTCTGAATCGCTCCAAGGGAGGAGAAAGTCCTCCCTTGCCCAGCGCTTGTCTGAAAAGGAGAAAGAAACAGAAAATCTCATTGTCCTGGTTACCGATGATGCTGCCTGGGCCCGGTCCATTGAGCAGAAGTTAGAAAAGCTCAAGGCCCGATATTTAGGGGTTCCCTTTGCTTCAATCCACTTTTATCCTATTCAATCGGTACAGGGAATTATAGTGGATTTTCGAGATATGGGATGTTATTCGGGAGACCTCCATCGCCTTTTTAGAAAATGGGTAGAAGGGTATCGGCTTCCCTGTGTGGTCGTCACGATCCCGGCTTATCAGGAACGGTTTATTCACGCCCTCCAGGATGGAAAAATCGATCTGGTTCTGGAACCGGTCCAGGGGGAAGAACTTCTCTTTCGGTTTAAAAATCAGATGGAGCTTAAAATGAACCGTCTCCGTTTAACGGCGGTCCATCGTAGCCTGGCCGAAACCACCGCCCGATTGATGCGGCTTTCTTCGACGGTGGATCTGCTTTCGTCGGTGGATACCCTTACGGGCCTGTGTAATCGGCATTCCCTCTGGGAAAAACTGCTCCTCTCTTTACAAGACGCATCCCAACGGCAGGAACCGGTGGCGGTGTTCTTGTCCGATCTGGAGCATCTTAAAAATATCAACGACCGCCTGGGACAACGGGCAGGAGATCTTGTCCTCAGTGAATGTGGCCGACGACTTTCCGCCCTTCTTCCGCCTCCCGCAATAGTAGGGCGCTGGAGTGGCGAAGAATTCATGGTGATTCTTCCAGGGAAGACTCAAGAGTCTGCCCGGGCTCTTATTCAGGAAGTGGCCCATAAGATCCAGGACCCTCCTGTGTACTTTGATCATGTTCCTTTAGAATTTCA
The window above is part of the Treponema sp. J25 genome. Proteins encoded here:
- a CDS encoding diguanylate cyclase, encoding MTVQHDIDLFFEVSIGYLSIITREGHFLKVSRSWSVSLGWPEHELIGRPIQDFIHPEDRERGLRSWNLLISGIPLKDIHLRFRRADGAWLWLSVSAVLVPDSDAIILSAFDITQQREIEEHLRQARQEAERANKAKSQFIATMSHELRTPLNAVLGYAQLLGTYVSSEEGKRYLQSIESSGKALLALINDILDLSRAESGRIELLPIPFEIRGLVEELEHIFRLQAEEKNLLVEFQVTPEVPRTVLLDQARLRQILVNLIGNALKFTDEGSVRLLLDAVAEEGAEMPEQKSYKSTLVIKVIDTGIGVSEEARSKIFDPFTQQDPSIYRKYGGTGLGLAIVKRLLDLMGGTIYCESNEPRGSRFIVRIPRVSSAGRGEGLLISFGKGPQERVAVPSELPLPQPVSVQRGKKKSESLQGRRKSSLAQRLSEKEKETENLIVLVTDDAAWARSIEQKLEKLKARYLGVPFASIHFYPIQSVQGIIVDFRDMGCYSGDLHRLFRKWVEGYRLPCVVVTIPAYQERFIHALQDGKIDLVLEPVQGEELLFRFKNQMELKMNRLRLTAVHRSLAETTARLMRLSSTVDLLSSVDTLTGLCNRHSLWEKLLLSLQDASQRQEPVAVFLSDLEHLKNINDRLGQRAGDLVLSECGRRLSALLPPPAIVGRWSGEEFMVILPGKTQESARALIQEVAHKIQDPPVYFDHVPLEFHLVFGGAVTIPQMNGNEQSPQTWETLASFLVRTADDAVFRSKNRGGTTIECIETGIRGAYS